In Mycolicibacterium nivoides, the DNA window CGAATTGGCCGGAGAGGACGCGGTGGATGCGGCCGAGATGCGCGGCCTGATCCGGATCGTCGCCGACGACGGTCAGATCAACGTTCGTTTCAGCCACCCGCTGTTCGGCGAGGCGGTGCGCCGGCGGGTCGGCACCGCGTCGGCCCGCAAGTTGCGCGGCCGGATCGCCAAGATCCTGCACGAACGCAACCTCGACTCGCCCGCCAGCCGAATCAAGTTGGCCGAGTTGGCCATCGAGAGCGACCAGGGCACCGACATCGAACTGCTGATCACGGCCGCCAAGGACGCGGTGTTCCTGTCCAACCTTCCGCTCGGCGAGAAACTGGCCCGTGCGGCCTTCGCCCACGGCGGTGGCCTGAGCGCAGCCGCACTGCTGTCCCGGGCACTGTTGTGGCAGGGCCACCCGGTACAGGCCGACGCCATCCTCGAGCAGTTCTCCCCTGCCGACCTCAACGAGATGGAGCTCGTGCAGTGGGGCATTCCCCGGCTGTCCAACCTCTTCTGGTCCATGGGCGATGTGGCGCGCGCGGATCAGGTGCTGGCGCTCCTGCGGGAGCGGGTCACCCATCCCATCCTGAAGCTGATCGTCGATGCGACCGGAGCGGGCATGGCCGTTCACCGGAACAAGATCCCCGAGGGGCTGGAGATAGCCGAACGGGTGCTGGCAAACCCTGAGGCGCCCCGGCAGGCCGTGGATTTCGCGGCGTTCGCATCCGGCCTGTCGATGCCGTTGATCGGTCGCGGCAACGATTTCCTGCCGATCGCATCGCGGTGCCGCGCCGAGCGCAAGACCACCGACGGCATGGTCCGGATCATGGTGTTCTACGGCGAGGTGCTGGCCCTGGCCTACACCGGCCGGCTGGATCTGGCCCAGCAGCGGGCCACCGAGTACGCCGAGTTCTCCTCGGCCGGCCAGTTCGCCGGCTGGGCCATCGCCAAGATCATGGAAGGCGTGGCGGCCACGCACAGCGGTCGCTTCCGTGACGCCATCCTGGCGATCGAACAGGCCCTGGCCGCACTCAACGCCGAGAGCTCCCTGCCCTGGCAGCTGCCCGGCCGGTTGCTGCTGGCCCGCGCCTACGCCGGGGTGGGCAACCCCGCCGAGGCAGAGCGGGTACTCGACGACGCCAAGGAGCACTCGGGTGAGTTCATGGCGCTGCACGAGCCCCTTCGGATGCTCGCCAAGGCCTGGCTGGCCGCCGCCAAAGGCGGGCACCGGTCGGCCATCGACCAGGCCAGGGCGGCCGCCGATGCGGCGCACTCGTCAGGCCAGTTCGCGGTCGAGGCCGAGGCTCTGCACAGCGCGGCACGCTTCGGCGACCGCAGCGTAACCCGTCGTCTGCAGGACCTGGTCGAGCGGACGGACGGTCCACTGCCCGCCCTGTACGCCCGGCACGCCGCAGCCGTGGCCGCCGCCGACCCAGTCGAACTGGACAAGGTGGCCACCGCCTTCGAGGAAGCCGGCTTGCTGCTGTCTGCCGCCGACTCGGCCGCCCAGGCGGTGCCCCTGCACGACAAGGCCGGGCATCGCCGCAACAGCACCGAATCCGCCGCTCACGCACTGCAATTGGCGTCGAAGTGCGGTGGTGCCGCCACCCCGGCGATTCGATCGGCCGCCCGCCCACTGCCGGTGACGGCGCGCGAACGCGAGGTGGCCGGGCTGGTCGCCCAGGGGCTGTCGAACCGCGACATCGCCGAACGGCTGACCGTCTCGGTCCGCACCGTGGAGGGTCACATCTACCGGGCCTGCATCAAGCTTGGTGTGGCCGACCGTGATGAGCTCGCCAAGATCGTGTGGAACGACTTGGCTCAATGACGCGAGCTCAGTAGACGTCGCGCACGTACCGCTTCTGGGCCACCAGTTCCCGTTTGTAGTCGCGCGCGGCGTCCTCGGACATCCCGCCGTGGATGCGCAGGATCGTGGTCAGCGTCGTGTCCACGTCCTTGGCCATCCGGGAGGCGTCACCACAGACGTAGAAGTGGGCGCCGTCGTCCAGCCAGCGCCACACCTCGGCACCGCGGTCGAGCATCTTGTGCTGCACGTACACCCGGTCGGCCTGATCGCGGGAGAACGCCAGGTCCAGCCGGCTTAAGAACCCATCAGCAGCCATCTCCTCAAACTCGTCGCGATAGTAGAAGTTCTCGCTGCGGTGCTGATCACCGAAGAACAACCAGTTGCGGCCGCCGTGCCCCAGCGCCCGGCGCTCCTGCAGGAATCCCCGGAAGGGCGCCACGCCGGTGCCCGGGCCGACCATGATCATCGGCGTGCCCGCATCCTCTGGCGGCCGGAAATGCGGTGAGCGTTGCACAAACACCGGCGCGGCAGCGGCCCGGTCTGCCAGGAAGGTGGAACACACCCCGCCCCTGGCCGAGCCGCCGGCCCCGCGGTAGCGCACCACCGACACCGTCAGCTGGACCTCGTGCGGGCTGACCAGCGGGCTCGACGCGATCGAGTAGTTGCGCGGGGTCAATCGGACCAGGACCTCTTGCCACTGTTCGGGTTCGGCGCGCACCGCGAACTCGCTCACGACGTCGAGACCGTTGCGGTTACGCAGCCAATTGCTGCGCCGCTCACCCGAATTACGCAAGATCTTGGCCGCGGACTTGTCGGCGCAGGAGTCCGCGACGAACCGCAGCAGGTCCGGCGTCACCCGGCAGATGTCGTAGGAAGCGATGAGGGCATCGCGCAGCGACTGCTCGACACCGTCGACCTCGATCACCGAGTCAGGGTTGAGCGCGGTGGCCGCAAGCCAGGAGTCGACCATAGCCGGATCGTTGCTGGCATAGACACCCAGTGAGTCACCGACCGAATAGCTCACGTCGTACTCGGAGATGTCGAAGCCGAACTGGCGGACCTCCTTGGCCGCGCTCGCCGTCGTCAGCAGGTCGTTGCGCGCCAGCACGGCCAGAATCGGCTTGGCCCTGGTGAATTCGTCGGGTTCGGTGGGGATGACGGTGCGGGTGCCGCCGCCGGCGATGGCAGGGACCGGCGTGGCTCCGGTGAGCGCCGTGGTGACCGAATCGACCCAGCGTCGCAACGGCTCGTCGTCGTAGGCCTCGCAGTCGGCGCGCTCGAGCAGCTTGGTGGCACCCAGATCGGCC includes these proteins:
- a CDS encoding LuxR C-terminal-related transcriptional regulator, which codes for MPGQWQLLDRPAEHEAIRAALSGTDSCGVVLVGAAGVGKTTLARTVTASLSRKVHWTACTESSRSIPLGAFAHWVSSSGSRDPIALIGSARESLVADGDTIVGIDDAHLLDQLSATLLHQIAVERSGHVVATVRTGEPVPDAVTSLWKDGYLQRFELSPFTKQQSIALIETVLGGTLEGLSADVMWETSGGNPLFLRNMVEGAVDAGTLTKVNGVWQFRGPTVIPSGLVELLDERLAHAGEDVLHALKLLALCEPLDIDALAELAGEDAVDAAEMRGLIRIVADDGQINVRFSHPLFGEAVRRRVGTASARKLRGRIAKILHERNLDSPASRIKLAELAIESDQGTDIELLITAAKDAVFLSNLPLGEKLARAAFAHGGGLSAAALLSRALLWQGHPVQADAILEQFSPADLNEMELVQWGIPRLSNLFWSMGDVARADQVLALLRERVTHPILKLIVDATGAGMAVHRNKIPEGLEIAERVLANPEAPRQAVDFAAFASGLSMPLIGRGNDFLPIASRCRAERKTTDGMVRIMVFYGEVLALAYTGRLDLAQQRATEYAEFSSAGQFAGWAIAKIMEGVAATHSGRFRDAILAIEQALAALNAESSLPWQLPGRLLLARAYAGVGNPAEAERVLDDAKEHSGEFMALHEPLRMLAKAWLAAAKGGHRSAIDQARAAADAAHSSGQFAVEAEALHSAARFGDRSVTRRLQDLVERTDGPLPALYARHAAAVAAADPVELDKVATAFEEAGLLLSAADSAAQAVPLHDKAGHRRNSTESAAHALQLASKCGGAATPAIRSAARPLPVTAREREVAGLVAQGLSNRDIAERLTVSVRTVEGHIYRACIKLGVADRDELAKIVWNDLAQ